The Vanessa tameamea isolate UH-Manoa-2023 chromosome 2, ilVanTame1 primary haplotype, whole genome shotgun sequence genome has a segment encoding these proteins:
- the LOC113398936 gene encoding major facilitator superfamily domain-containing protein 12-like isoform X2, whose product MQCFLRIPYRPRRWWRINQNHLYGLGHMYNDLCAAMWFSYMLLFFQAVLEMRAVVAGAMLLLGQVVDALATPIVGILADKYSTKKAWHLTGCLLVTCTFPLLFIRCRNCWPNKNSEYLMWWMPLYYAILITIFQIGWAVVQISHLAIIPSITDNLHIRSELTSIRYMASVISSLAVYFITWIVLRATNYSTFIRPTDDYKFRDVSLIISGIGILSYIIFHVVFKLKPHKQPKSNGHAGESGENEPLNFLAKSKIMHFLQMPLLYQTSCLYVFSRLYWALSLVYVPLFLEERLSVNPTEGSELVASVPLVLYISSLIFSFLLKSNINKIGHQVAYFIGSFLSLISCMWIALAISPEANVAQIYLVAALIGAGSAITLVSSLCVTADLIGPHSHQGALIYSIVTFADKLVTGIAVMAIENYKCDDAISCPQYYRGVLTYACGGSAVLGILSLSITIISTNHSKSKPQT is encoded by the exons TATACCATACAGACCTCGACGATGGTGGCGAATTAATCAGAACCATTTATACGGGCTAGGTCACATGTATAATGATCTATGTGCAGCGATGTGGTTCTCTTACATGTTGCTGTTCTTCCAGGCGGTACTTGAAATGAGGGCCGTTGTTGCCGGCGCCATGCTTCTGCTGG GACAAGTAGTGGATGCACTCGCTACGCCAATAGTTGGTATATTGGCGGACAAATATAGTACAAAGAAAGCTTGGCATTTAACAG GATGCCTATTAGTGACGTGCACATTTCCACTGCTATTCATAAGATGTCGGAACTGCTGGCCGAATAAAAACTCCGAGTATTTGATGTGGTGGATGCCTTTATACTATGCTATATTGATAACAATCTTTCAAATCGGCTGGGCTGTAGTTCAGATATCGCATCTAGCAATAATACCATCTATCACTGACAACCTGCATATACGATCCGAATTAACTTCAATAAG ATATATGGCTTCGGTTATATCGAGTCTTGCCGTCTATTTTATAACGTGGATTGTTCTGAGGGCAACAAACTACAGTACTTTTATTAGACCAACGGATGATTATAAATTCCGG gATGTATCACTAATTATATCCGGTATTGGAATACTGTCATATATAATTTTCCACGTTGTCTTTAAATTGAAACCACACAAACAACCTAAATCAAACGGACATGCAGGAGAAAGCGGCGAAAATGAACCTCTTAACTTTTTAGCAAAGTcaaaaataatgcattttttacaaatgcCCTTATTATACCAGACCAGTTgttt ATACGTTTTTTCAAGATTGTACTGGGCCTTAAGCCTTGTGTATGTACCGCTTTTTCTCGAAGAACGATTATCAGTAAATCCAACAGAAGGATCAGAATTGGTAGCCAGCGTACCTCTCGTTCTTTACATTTCTTCACTTAtcttttcatttcttttaaagagtaatattaacaaaataggACATCAg GTGGCGTATTTTATAGGCAGCTTCCTTAGTCTAATTAGCTGCATGTGGATAGCACTAGCTATTAGCCCAGAGGCAAATGTtgcacaaatatatttagtcgCAGCATTGATAG GAGCTGGAAGTGCGATAACCCTAGTGTCGAGTCTGTGCGTAACTGCAGATTTAATAGGACCTCATTCCCATCAGGGtgctttaatatattcaattgttaCATTTGCCGATAAATTAGTTACCGGAATTGCCGTAATGGCTATTGAAAACTA TAAATGCGATGATGCAATAAGCTGTCCCCAGTATTACAGAGGAGTATTGACATACGCTTGTGGTGGCAGTGCTGTACTTGGTATATTATCTctatcaataacaataataagtaccAACCACAGCAAAAGTAAACCTCAAacataa
- the LOC113398936 gene encoding major facilitator superfamily domain-containing protein 12-like isoform X1, translating into MNVTYGATKSNVSVKNDIQDNIDEEIDRSIPYRPRRWWRINQNHLYGLGHMYNDLCAAMWFSYMLLFFQAVLEMRAVVAGAMLLLGQVVDALATPIVGILADKYSTKKAWHLTGCLLVTCTFPLLFIRCRNCWPNKNSEYLMWWMPLYYAILITIFQIGWAVVQISHLAIIPSITDNLHIRSELTSIRYMASVISSLAVYFITWIVLRATNYSTFIRPTDDYKFRDVSLIISGIGILSYIIFHVVFKLKPHKQPKSNGHAGESGENEPLNFLAKSKIMHFLQMPLLYQTSCLYVFSRLYWALSLVYVPLFLEERLSVNPTEGSELVASVPLVLYISSLIFSFLLKSNINKIGHQVAYFIGSFLSLISCMWIALAISPEANVAQIYLVAALIGAGSAITLVSSLCVTADLIGPHSHQGALIYSIVTFADKLVTGIAVMAIENYKCDDAISCPQYYRGVLTYACGGSAVLGILSLSITIISTNHSKSKPQT; encoded by the exons ATGAACGTTACATATGGAGCAACGAAGTCAAATGTTTCAGTGAAAAATGATATTCAAGACAATATTGATGAGGAAATCGATAGAAG TATACCATACAGACCTCGACGATGGTGGCGAATTAATCAGAACCATTTATACGGGCTAGGTCACATGTATAATGATCTATGTGCAGCGATGTGGTTCTCTTACATGTTGCTGTTCTTCCAGGCGGTACTTGAAATGAGGGCCGTTGTTGCCGGCGCCATGCTTCTGCTGG GACAAGTAGTGGATGCACTCGCTACGCCAATAGTTGGTATATTGGCGGACAAATATAGTACAAAGAAAGCTTGGCATTTAACAG GATGCCTATTAGTGACGTGCACATTTCCACTGCTATTCATAAGATGTCGGAACTGCTGGCCGAATAAAAACTCCGAGTATTTGATGTGGTGGATGCCTTTATACTATGCTATATTGATAACAATCTTTCAAATCGGCTGGGCTGTAGTTCAGATATCGCATCTAGCAATAATACCATCTATCACTGACAACCTGCATATACGATCCGAATTAACTTCAATAAG ATATATGGCTTCGGTTATATCGAGTCTTGCCGTCTATTTTATAACGTGGATTGTTCTGAGGGCAACAAACTACAGTACTTTTATTAGACCAACGGATGATTATAAATTCCGG gATGTATCACTAATTATATCCGGTATTGGAATACTGTCATATATAATTTTCCACGTTGTCTTTAAATTGAAACCACACAAACAACCTAAATCAAACGGACATGCAGGAGAAAGCGGCGAAAATGAACCTCTTAACTTTTTAGCAAAGTcaaaaataatgcattttttacaaatgcCCTTATTATACCAGACCAGTTgttt ATACGTTTTTTCAAGATTGTACTGGGCCTTAAGCCTTGTGTATGTACCGCTTTTTCTCGAAGAACGATTATCAGTAAATCCAACAGAAGGATCAGAATTGGTAGCCAGCGTACCTCTCGTTCTTTACATTTCTTCACTTAtcttttcatttcttttaaagagtaatattaacaaaataggACATCAg GTGGCGTATTTTATAGGCAGCTTCCTTAGTCTAATTAGCTGCATGTGGATAGCACTAGCTATTAGCCCAGAGGCAAATGTtgcacaaatatatttagtcgCAGCATTGATAG GAGCTGGAAGTGCGATAACCCTAGTGTCGAGTCTGTGCGTAACTGCAGATTTAATAGGACCTCATTCCCATCAGGGtgctttaatatattcaattgttaCATTTGCCGATAAATTAGTTACCGGAATTGCCGTAATGGCTATTGAAAACTA TAAATGCGATGATGCAATAAGCTGTCCCCAGTATTACAGAGGAGTATTGACATACGCTTGTGGTGGCAGTGCTGTACTTGGTATATTATCTctatcaataacaataataagtaccAACCACAGCAAAAGTAAACCTCAAacataa
- the LOC113398935 gene encoding uncharacterized protein LOC113398935, protein MNIVNLPEEILIIIIKQLDTISLYNLYTACFRIRHIISVYRVVKTCDLSLNTMATVQSLKLNFFKDISRHLQELNLCGISDLTKNLLLPAMNKLKSLKTLNVSYTNISIFDFIELYQNCPSIKNISINFMFGKTTRVRLLKDSLLQCQEVFKNLDFVNFVGNLSNLIYSQLPLFILCKSRLKALQYTVIECDMTTYENEDSEEKVQFDQFSIYFLDGKNSSVYYGFMHEMLLFNMLDFQKYEVIIIIRLNLKSTSLYATPMFKNFFVDNFDLNVDFIQDFSISIFGNVIVMLWNKSTTNFDKSFFERLSKKLKPLFPCPFISSRSTPVPVKYDWFYTTPTHSDSAYRSELCGFSYKKRRVVEPDCILNYDEQLEEKREVQLSLLFNGEIRSGVSFPSQCSYLSKLTYLSVCGQVKYCVNFFEILFSSCDRLVTLNVEAPPICPCYAAISRYISFSRSLKNLRLVDKRIDFKLVFSSLSECKTLENINICEMSSNSFDICDPSTLFKKCEKLYCLYAYGPVSDKTRNRKLQILKRARQKCQKAHIKVNLFSHSRLAYDPFIDVFKLNPIKPV, encoded by the coding sequence atgaatatagtgAATTTACCTGAAGAGAttctaatcattattataaaacagttgGATACAATTTCTTTGTACAATTTATACACGGCTTGTTTTCGAATTCGACATATAATTAGTGTGTATAGAGTTGTTAAAACATGTGATTTATCTCTCAACACGATGGCTACAGTGCAGTCACTCAAATTGaacttttttaaagatatttcaagACATCTTCAAGAGTTAAACCTGTGTGGAATATCTGACCTAACTAAAAACTTGCTTCTGCCAGCTATGAATAAACTGAAGagcttaaaaacattaaatgtttCTTATACAAATATCAGCATTTTCGACTTTATTGAGCTCTACCAAAATTGCcctagtataaaaaatataagcattaattttatgtttggcAAAACTACCCGAGTTAGGTTATTAAAAGACTCATTATTACAATGTCAAGAAGTATTcaaaaatttagattttgttaattttgtagGAAATctcagtaatttaatatattcacaattacctttatttattttatgcaagAGTAGATTGAAAGCTTTGCAATATACAGTGATAGAATGTGATATGACTACTTATGAAAACGAAGACAGTGAAGAAAAAGTGCAATTTGATCAGTTCTCAATATACTTCTTAGATGGGAAGAATTCAAGTGTGTATTACGGATTTATGCATGAAATGCTTTTGTTTAACATGTTGGATTTCCAAAAAtatgaagttattattataattcgtcTAAATTTAAAGAGTACGTCATTGTATGCTACACCcatgtttaaaaatttttttgttgataattttgatttaaatgtagattttataCAAGATTTTTCCATTTCCATTTTTGGGAATGTAATTGTAATGCTTTGGAATAAAAGTACAACAAATTTTGACAAAAGTTTCTTTGAACGTTTGTCAAAAAAGTTAAAACCATTGTTCCCCTGTCCATTTATTTCATCAAGGAGTACACCAGTGCCTGTAAAGTATGACTGGTTCTATACTACTCCTACTCATTCAGACTCTGCATACAGAAGTGAATTGTGTggattttcatataaaaaacgcAGAGTTGTTGAACCAgattgcattttaaattatgacgAACAGCTTGAAGAAAAGCGTGAAGTTCAATTGAGTTTGCTATTTAATGGTGAAATTAGAAGTGGTGTATCATTTCCTTCACAGTGttcatatttaagtaaattaacttatttgagTGTGTGTGGACAAGTCAAATactgtgttaatttttttgaaattttatttagttcttGTGATAGGCTTGTCACATTAAATGTAGAAGCACCTCCCATATGTCCATGCTATGCAGCAATATCAAGATATATTTCCTTCAGTCGAAGTCTTAAAAATTTGAGATTGGTGGACAAAAGAATTGATTTTAAGCTAGTTTTTTCATCATTGAGTGAATGTAAAACATtagagaatattaatatatgtgaaATGTCATCTAACTCATTTGATATTTGTGATCCATCAACACtgtttaaaaaatgtgaaaaattgtattgtttgtatGCTTATGGACCTGTGTCTGATAAGACTCGGAATAGAAAGTTACAAATTTTGAAAAGAGCCAGACAGAAATGCCAAAAGGcacatataaaagtaaatcttTTTAGTCATTCTCGTTTGGCTTATGATCCATTTATAGATGTGTTTAAACTAAATCCAATAAAACCAGTATAA
- the LOC113398937 gene encoding CD2 antigen cytoplasmic tail-binding protein 2 homolog, translating into MSKRVASVAFEENVRKPSKEGKKHSLDSDEEDSAAEEEKQNVLNADDIEGEEDGVAGMEGEVTITPFNMKEELEEGHFDAQGHYHWKKEKEIRDGWLDNIDWVKIKGRPEDKYKIFKDDKVNSNFEDSDSEEEETNEKYNIIQNYKEIFQFMKPRESIAKCLQRLGANSKISSAERWKRKKAGIVDESSKTVTRITELANQILTKEGNMDIYQETYENINDIIEKDKAKNKDPQLDMYADDFDEKEKLNIGGTSQDTSKSSTDETTSKKLQWEFKWTQENSAEISGPHSTEQMNKWSAEGYFKNGVWVRKHGEDSQFYNSNRIDFELYM; encoded by the exons ATGTCTAAAAGAGTAGCATCAGTCGCTTTTGAAGAAAATGTAAGAAAACCTTCTAAGGAAGGCAAAAAACATTCATTAGATTCTGACGAAGAAGATAGCGCAGCAGAAGAAGAAAAGCAAAATGTTCTTAATGCGGACGACATAGAAGGTGAAGAAGATGGAGTTGCAGGAATGGAAGGTGAA gtcACTATAACTCCTTTTAATATGAAAGAAGAACTTGAGGAAGGTCATTTTGATGCACAAGGACACTACCACTGGAAAAAAGAAAAGGAAATTCGAGATGGTTGGTTAGATAATATTGATTGGGTTAAAATTAAAGGAAGACCAgaggataaatataaaatatttaaagacgaTAAAGTAAACAGTAATTTTGAAGATTCTGATTCAGAGGAGGAGGAAACAAATGAGAAGTATAATATCATTCAAAATTATAAGgagatatttcaatttatgaaacCACGAGAAAGTATCGCAAAGTGCTTACAAAGACTGG gTGCTAATTCTAAAATCTCTAGTGCTGAACGTTGGAAAAGGAAGAAAGCAGGAATAGTAGATGAGAGTAGTAAAACTGTTACCAGAATTACGGAACTTGCAAATCAAATTTTGACTAAAGAGGGTAACATGGATATTTACCAAGAaacttatgaaaatataaatgatataattgaaAAAGATAAGGCCAAGAATAAAGATCCCCAATTAGATATGTATGCAgatgattttgatgaaaaagaaaaacttaatattggTGGTACATCTCAAGATACTAGTAAAAGCAGTACAGATGAAACAACATCAAAAAAATTACAGTGGGAATTTAAATGGACACAAGAAAATAGTGCTGAAATTTCTGGACCGCATTCAACTGAACAAATGAATAAATGGTCTGCAGAAGGCTATTTCAAAAATGGTGTGTGGGTTAGGAAACACGGAGAAGATTCTCAATTTTATAACTCCAATAGAATTGATTTTGaactatatatgtaa